The following proteins are co-located in the Phyllostomus discolor isolate MPI-MPIP mPhyDis1 chromosome 1, mPhyDis1.pri.v3, whole genome shotgun sequence genome:
- the LOC114492577 gene encoding cytochrome c oxidase assembly protein COX18, mitochondrial isoform X1, producing the protein MRLTASTELELPLVWEARVLGSALAHMLCRLGGRWLRPLPVLQLGAQGPQFAQVPSGGGERSSAPVWAVASVSAVSPGGAGGWYEALATSAPVRGAEELLLGAHDATGLPWWSTVVLTTVALRSAVTLPLAAYQHYILAKVENLQPEIKNIASHLNQEVAIRAHQLGWSKRVARLTYLKNMRRLVSELYVRDNCHPFKATVLVWIQIPMWIFMSVALRNLSTGAAHAEAGFSVQEQLATGGVLWFPDLTALDSTWILPVSVGVINLLIIEIFALQKIGMSRFQTYATYFVRAVSVLMIPVAATVPSSIVLYWLCSSFMGLSQNLLLRSPRFRQLCRIPVTKGDSDTPYKDLFAAFYAKFISRK; encoded by the exons ATGCGCCTGACGGCTTCGACGGAGTTAGAGTTGCCGCTAGTTTGGGAAGCCCGTGTTTTGGGCTCAGCCTTGGCACACATGCTCTGCCGGCTTGGTGGTAGGTGGCTGCGGCCGCTGCCTGTGCTGCAGCTCGGGGCGCAGGGTCCGCAGTTTGCGCAGGTCCCTAGTGGCGGTGGCGAGCGCTCCTCGGCGCCGGTGTGGGCGGTGGCTTCAGTCTCTGCAGTTAGCCCGGGCGGTGCGGGAGGCTGGTATGAGGCCCTGGCCACGTCGGCCCCCGTGCGGGGCGCGGAGGAGCTGCTGCTCGGCGCACACGACGCCACGGGCCTGCCTTGGTGGAGTACCGTCGTCCTCACTACCGTGGCCCTGCGCAGCGCGGTCACGCTGCCCCTAGCGGCCTACCAGCACTACATCTTGGCCAAG GTGGAAAATTTGCagccagaaataaaaaacattgcgAGTCATCTTAACCAAGAAGTTGCAATTCGTGCACATCAGTTGGGGTGGTCCAAAAGAGTTGCCAG ACTCACCTATCTAAAGAATATGCGGAGGCTTGTTTCAGAGCTGTATGTTCGGGACAACTGCCACCCTTTCAAGGCCACAGTGTTGGTCTGGATTCAGATTCCCATGTGGATCTTCATGTCTGTTGCTCTCCGGAATCTCAGCACGGGAGCAGCCCACGCAGAAG CAGGTTTTTCTGTTCAGGAGCAATTAGCTACTGGAGGGGTCCTGTGGTTCCCTGACCTCACTGCACTGGATTCCACTTGGATTCTGCCTGTCTCTGTTGGTGTCATCAACTTACTAATAATAGAG ATTTTTGCTCTACAAAAAATCGGAATGTCTCGTTTCCAGACATATGCTACGTACTTTGTTCGAGCGGTGTCTGTGTTGATGATCCCAGTGGCTGCGACAGTACCTTCA tCGATTGTTCTCTACTGGTTATGCTCCAGCTTCATGGGCCTTTCACAGAACTTGCTGCTGCGTTCTCCCAGGTTCCGCCAACTTTGCCGAATACCCGTGACCAAGGGAGATTCAGACACTCCTTATAAGGATCTTTTTGCCGCCTTTTATGCCAagtttatttcaagaaaatga
- the LOC114492577 gene encoding cytochrome c oxidase assembly protein COX18, mitochondrial isoform X2: protein MRLTASTELELPLVWEARVLGSALAHMLCRLGGRWLRPLPVLQLGAQGPQFAQVPSGGGERSSAPVWAVASVSAVSPGGAGGWYEALATSAPVRGAEELLLGAHDATGLPWWSTVVLTTVALRSAVTLPLAAYQHYILAKVENLQPEIKNIASHLNQEVAIRAHQLGWSKRVARLTYLKNMRRLVSELYVRDNCHPFKATVLVWIQIPMWIFMSVALRNLSTGAAHAEGFSVQEQLATGGVLWFPDLTALDSTWILPVSVGVINLLIIEIFALQKIGMSRFQTYATYFVRAVSVLMIPVAATVPSSIVLYWLCSSFMGLSQNLLLRSPRFRQLCRIPVTKGDSDTPYKDLFAAFYAKFISRK, encoded by the exons ATGCGCCTGACGGCTTCGACGGAGTTAGAGTTGCCGCTAGTTTGGGAAGCCCGTGTTTTGGGCTCAGCCTTGGCACACATGCTCTGCCGGCTTGGTGGTAGGTGGCTGCGGCCGCTGCCTGTGCTGCAGCTCGGGGCGCAGGGTCCGCAGTTTGCGCAGGTCCCTAGTGGCGGTGGCGAGCGCTCCTCGGCGCCGGTGTGGGCGGTGGCTTCAGTCTCTGCAGTTAGCCCGGGCGGTGCGGGAGGCTGGTATGAGGCCCTGGCCACGTCGGCCCCCGTGCGGGGCGCGGAGGAGCTGCTGCTCGGCGCACACGACGCCACGGGCCTGCCTTGGTGGAGTACCGTCGTCCTCACTACCGTGGCCCTGCGCAGCGCGGTCACGCTGCCCCTAGCGGCCTACCAGCACTACATCTTGGCCAAG GTGGAAAATTTGCagccagaaataaaaaacattgcgAGTCATCTTAACCAAGAAGTTGCAATTCGTGCACATCAGTTGGGGTGGTCCAAAAGAGTTGCCAG ACTCACCTATCTAAAGAATATGCGGAGGCTTGTTTCAGAGCTGTATGTTCGGGACAACTGCCACCCTTTCAAGGCCACAGTGTTGGTCTGGATTCAGATTCCCATGTGGATCTTCATGTCTGTTGCTCTCCGGAATCTCAGCACGGGAGCAGCCCACGCAGAAG GTTTTTCTGTTCAGGAGCAATTAGCTACTGGAGGGGTCCTGTGGTTCCCTGACCTCACTGCACTGGATTCCACTTGGATTCTGCCTGTCTCTGTTGGTGTCATCAACTTACTAATAATAGAG ATTTTTGCTCTACAAAAAATCGGAATGTCTCGTTTCCAGACATATGCTACGTACTTTGTTCGAGCGGTGTCTGTGTTGATGATCCCAGTGGCTGCGACAGTACCTTCA tCGATTGTTCTCTACTGGTTATGCTCCAGCTTCATGGGCCTTTCACAGAACTTGCTGCTGCGTTCTCCCAGGTTCCGCCAACTTTGCCGAATACCCGTGACCAAGGGAGATTCAGACACTCCTTATAAGGATCTTTTTGCCGCCTTTTATGCCAagtttatttcaagaaaatga
- the LOC114492577 gene encoding cytochrome c oxidase assembly protein COX18, mitochondrial isoform X3 produces the protein MRLTASTELELPLVWEARVLGSALAHMLCRLGGRWLRPLPVLQLGAQGPQFAQVPSGGGERSSAPVWAVASVSAVSPGGAGGWYEALATSAPVRGAEELLLGAHDATGLPWWSTVVLTTVALRSAVTLPLAAYQHYILAKVENLQPEIKNIASHLNQEVAIRAHQLGWSKRVARLTYLKNMRRLVSELYVRDNCHPFKATVLVWIQIPMWIFMSVALRNLSTGAAHAEDFCSTKNRNVSFPDICYVLCSSGVCVDDPSGCDSTFIDCSLLVMLQLHGPFTELAAAFSQVPPTLPNTRDQGRFRHSL, from the exons ATGCGCCTGACGGCTTCGACGGAGTTAGAGTTGCCGCTAGTTTGGGAAGCCCGTGTTTTGGGCTCAGCCTTGGCACACATGCTCTGCCGGCTTGGTGGTAGGTGGCTGCGGCCGCTGCCTGTGCTGCAGCTCGGGGCGCAGGGTCCGCAGTTTGCGCAGGTCCCTAGTGGCGGTGGCGAGCGCTCCTCGGCGCCGGTGTGGGCGGTGGCTTCAGTCTCTGCAGTTAGCCCGGGCGGTGCGGGAGGCTGGTATGAGGCCCTGGCCACGTCGGCCCCCGTGCGGGGCGCGGAGGAGCTGCTGCTCGGCGCACACGACGCCACGGGCCTGCCTTGGTGGAGTACCGTCGTCCTCACTACCGTGGCCCTGCGCAGCGCGGTCACGCTGCCCCTAGCGGCCTACCAGCACTACATCTTGGCCAAG GTGGAAAATTTGCagccagaaataaaaaacattgcgAGTCATCTTAACCAAGAAGTTGCAATTCGTGCACATCAGTTGGGGTGGTCCAAAAGAGTTGCCAG ACTCACCTATCTAAAGAATATGCGGAGGCTTGTTTCAGAGCTGTATGTTCGGGACAACTGCCACCCTTTCAAGGCCACAGTGTTGGTCTGGATTCAGATTCCCATGTGGATCTTCATGTCTGTTGCTCTCCGGAATCTCAGCACGGGAGCAGCCCACGCAGAAG ATTTTTGCTCTACAAAAAATCGGAATGTCTCGTTTCCAGACATATGCTACGTACTTTGTTCGAGCGGTGTCTGTGTTGATGATCCCAGTGGCTGCGACAGTACCTTCA tCGATTGTTCTCTACTGGTTATGCTCCAGCTTCATGGGCCTTTCACAGAACTTGCTGCTGCGTTCTCCCAGGTTCCGCCAACTTTGCCGAATACCCGTGACCAAGGGAGATTCAGACACTCCTTATAA